A genomic stretch from Strongyloides ratti genome assembly S_ratti_ED321, chromosome : 1 includes:
- a CDS encoding Zinc finger, RING-type domain and Zinc finger, RING/FYVE/PHD-type domain-containing protein, with the protein MDLNNILCYNCAGAYTLENKFFVFLTCGEVFCYNCYKNNVPSDLNSCPKCRKANIKVVDLNKKVSGEFSNIFSDSKKIFNSIHMELTENAKFREVQLEVITKAVKLKKEKFLKMNKMAGDADKELKKLKSQAKFINNKEKEMKQELENLYGKYKELKDKIYM; encoded by the exons atggATCTTAATAACATTTTGTGTTATAATTGTGCTGGAGCATACACTTTagaaaacaaattttttgtttttttaacttGTGGTGAAGTTTTCTGTTATAATTGTT ataaaaataatgttccATCAGATTTAAATTCCTGTCCTAAATGTAGAAAAGCTAATATAAAAGTTGtagatttaaataaaaaagtttctggtgaatttagtaatattttttctgattctaaaaaaatttttaattcaatacATATGGAACTTACTGAGAATGCAAAGTTTAGAGAAGTACAGTTAGAAGTCATTACAAAAGCTGTAAAATTAAAG aaagaaaaatttcttaaaatgaataaaatggCTGGGGATGCTGATAAGgaacttaaaaaattaaaatctcaagcaaaatttattaacaataaagaaaaagaaatgaaacaagagttagaaaatttatatggAAAATACaaagaattaaaagataagATATATATGTAG